One Plasmodium berghei ANKA genome assembly, chromosome: 13 genomic region harbors:
- a CDS encoding leucine-rich repeat protein yields MEKASDAKDREIIKKLTIVKISSLIKDGNISNCKELILKNKGIEECEELYQMKNLNKIDLSQNKIKDLSMIEMNLNLYHIVLQENLIDNINYLNNINNLLFLNLSNNKIKLIDNICQLKNLKTLILAYNEIEKVPNLSNLQSLETLILKNNNIEIFTKPAKEMINLKKISLSFNKIRQFCFGSHFSNLQELRLNSNKLINIDKDIIYMAALKQLYLQNNYIMESDFLNYINELNNIKSIVISDNPFFKNMNIELLNNFIKKSRNLITINSVPIPYDKKFVTFPFNTSHNLSSTENYANSNTNKKGNNRNMKTKNFFKVKKNNFHNKSKKNNYKNIKQQK; encoded by the coding sequence ATGGAAAAAGCTAGTGACGCGAAGGACAGGGAAATCATCAAAAAGTTAACTATTGTTAAAATATCTTCCCTAATTAAGGAtggaaatatatcaaattgCAAAGAACTTATTTTAAAGAATAAAGGTATAGAAGAATGTGAAGAATTATATCAgatgaaaaatttaaataaaatcgATTTAAgccaaaataaaataaaagatttGTCAATGATTGAaatgaatttaaatttatatcatatagTATTACaagaaaatttaattgataatataaattatttaaataatataaataacttattatttttaaatttgtcaaataataagataaaattaatagacAATATATGCCAATTAAAAAATCTAAAAACGTTAATATTAGCTTATAATGAAATTGAAAAAGTTCcaaatttatcaaatttacAAAGTTTGGAAACAttgattttaaaaaataataatattgaaatatttacaaaacCCGCAAAAGAAATGataaacttaaaaaaaatatctttatcatttaataaaattagaCAATTTTGCTTTGGTTCTCACTTTTCAAACCTGCAAGAACTAAGATTAAATTcgaataaattaataaatattgatAAAGATATAATTTACATGGCTGCTTTAAAgcaattatatttacaaaataattatattatggaatcggattttttaaattatataaatgaactAAACAATATCAAAAGTATAGTCATTTCAGACAATcccttttttaaaaatatgaatatagaattattgaataattttattaaaaaatctAGAAATTTAATTACTATTAATTCTGTACCAATTCCctatgataaaaaatttgttacATTCCCATTTAATACTTCACATAATTTATCTTCCACCGAAAATTATGCCAACTctaatacaaataaaaagggTAATAACAGGAAtatgaaaacaaaaaacttttttaaagttaaaaaaaataactttcataataaatcaaaaaaaaacaattataaaaatataaaacaacaaaaataa